One window from the genome of Cucumis melo cultivar AY chromosome 12, USDA_Cmelo_AY_1.0, whole genome shotgun sequence encodes:
- the LOC103501744 gene encoding photosystem I subunit O encodes MATAFATSSVAGLGTASLSSPSSRSPRLVSGFIKSPVAARNPLNVGRASRGRFTCFERDWLRRDLNVIGFGLIGWIAPSSIPVINGKSLTGLFFESIGTELAHFPSPPALTSQFWLWLITWHLGLFITLTFGQIGFKGRTEDYFSK; translated from the exons ATGGCCACCGCCTTCGCTACCTCCTCTGTCGCCGGCCTCGGAACCGCCTccctctcctctccttcctCCAGATCTCCCCGTCTAGTCTCCG GGTTCATCAAGTCGCCCGTGGCCGCCAGGAATCCGCTTAACGTAGGGCGTGCATCCCGTGGAAGGTTCACCTG CTTTGAGAGGGATTGGCTACGGAGAGATCTGAATGTTATTGGATTTGGACTGATCGGGTGGATTGCCCCATCGAGCATTCCGGTGATCAATGGGAAGAGCTTGACGGGGCTGTTCTTTGAGAGCATTGGAACAGAGCTTGCCCATTTTCCTTCTCCACCCGCCCTCACTTCTCAATTCTG GTTGTGGTTGATTACGTGGCATTTGGGTCTCTTCATTACGCTTACTTTTGGACAAATCGGATTCAAGGGAAGGACCGAAGACTACTTTTCAAAGTGA